CTAAAGAAATTACAGTCCTGTAGTTTTTAACTAATTTGCCTGCAGTGCTGTAGATTTCACCTTAAATACAATACATGTAAACTCATTTTGTGAAATTCTGGAACAGACTGATTTTAAGagaacaggttttttttgttgtggcCAAAAATGCTCGATTTtccttcaggattttatttaaaatgttgttgttgtttttttttttaatgcaacttTAAGtgggttttttcccctcaacACAAAACATGTCCTATGCCAAATCTGCAGTAATACTGAAGACTTCActtgattttgtgttcatttctctGATGGCAAGGCTATGTGGAAAACATTATGGAACATCATTTCTAACAAAGAATTACAggagaattaataaaaaaaaaataaataaaaaaaggtaagATCTTAATTTCCTACCTTAAGTTTTTCATTACAGGTTTCAATTACAGACATCATCTTCATCCTTCCTTCATTAGAGGCATCAGTGTGTTCATTCACAACATGAAGAGACTAGAAAGAAAGATTCACATAAAATTATATTTCCAGATATTTTTCCAAGCTATGTGCATATAGGGCTTGACAAGCACCTGAATAGTGAGTTCAGTATCCAGCTACTGCCTCCTTAAACTGTTAACCGGGTAACGTGACAACACTAACCTGGCTTAAAGAACTTATTTCAGACTCCAGCTGTATTTTCTCCTTTTCTAGTCCGTTCACCTTTTCCTCAATGCACGTTATCTGAAAACACAGGTGTTAATCCTTACTTCatgttgcactttttttttaaatcttcgttatgtatgtatatacacacacacacacacacacatttttacctCCTTCATTTTATCCTCCAGCTCCCTCCTGAGTtggtctctctcttctcttacTCCACAAAAAACCTCCTGGAGCTGATCTGCATGTGTTTTTTCGTTAAGAAGCTGCTCTTTAATGCCACAAAGATTTTCAAGCTCTTCCATAAGCTTGTGTTTCTACAAAAGGAGGCAAGAATAAAGCCGGGTTTCAGATTGTGCGAGTGTTTTGTAAGCAGGGGTGAACGGCAGCGTGGATCGGTAACCGTGTGCGCGTCTGCTGCTCGTGTTGCTTACCGTTTGCTGGCTCTCCTGGAGGTCACGTCTCAGGTTAGCTGCCTCTTCTCTGGCAGCCTCGAGCAGCTCTtggagtttgtttttttcttcctcgaGAGAGGCAATGCGAGTCAGAAGATTCTGCATGTCTGTGTTGAGGTTCTGTGCCTCGGTGGTTTTCTTCGCCGTAAGCTGTTCTCTCAGATACGAAAGGCCGGCATTCATCTGACTTATCtattggaaagaaaaaaagcatgtgCGATAAATAATACATGCAGGATACAAGGGGgctttttatactgttttcagATCAAACGTTAAGGAGAATAAACTTGACTGGAGGCAGGGCTGTGCAATATGGAAAAATAATCATATTGTGATTTTCTGAATGAATATTGCGATTGCAGCAATTGGTTTTGCTTTTTCCAAACATGCTTTTTCTAAATGTATTCAGTGCACAAGAAGTGcataacaaaacatttcacaatGAAGTAACAGTATTAatagtttaataaacaaaactgtagtaaaattgtctttaaaacagacaacaaaataaatgaagattAACTCCACTAAATTGCAGTCATAACAAATAAACTTCAAAACTGTTTTTCAGTGCACACATTTCACAATGAAATAACACTGTGCAGTAGTACTAACTGCTTGATAAACAAAGCTGTAATAAGCTGTGGTGTTGTATTTTACCGGCTTGAGCTCGTACTCAACGCCCGCCTTACATTTCGCATTTCGGGAATAGCAAATCGTGTGAAATGAGTGCGAGATGGCAGCTGGTGTCTTTTGTCGAGAGTTTGTATTAGTCTTCGGAAGCCTTCTTTACTAACGACGTATGCAGGCATCATATCTTTGCATATATGATAGGTGACTATTTGTGCCGTTTTGATCCTCTCTCATAAGGCATGGCGCTTGCAAATGCTTGAACAATGGATACTTGTTCAATCTGTTCGGGCTGGCTTTGatgtgtgcttttgtttgttttcgaTGGACTTTGTCGACATGCGTTGATCGTGCAGTTTTTTACGGCGCGGTTTTAAAGTGTTGGAACAGATTTGTAGTATTGCTCTGTTTCGTTGGAATAATCATTTCACAAGTCTTGCAAATTCCCTTGCTCTGCGACACATCCTCTCTCCTGAATCCAAAATACTCCCAAACGACTGACGTTGAATTTCTCTTTGGCAccaaatcaattttttttttatatttgatgtTCTTTCCTCTCGCTCGTCTATGCGGTTCTTCCGCTCAGCTTTGTCGTGCGCTACGTGAACTCTGATTGGTTAACATCTTAATAGATAAAATCGCAGCCATATGCGGTTTAGAAATTGCATGTGCTTAAATCGCGATTTCTTTTGCAATTGCGATTAATTGCACAGCCGTAATTGGAGGTCAGAATAAAATCTTATCATCTGCCCCGTGTGTAGACGATGAGACGTTATTTAATCTGTGCTTCTGCATGCTTTATTATATCAGTAAAGCTACTAAGAAGATTTCCCATGTCCATGTTGCTGCATTAGTGGGACAATGTGAAGTTTAAAGCACATACCTGCTGCTGAAGAAGAGTCTCCTGTTCAGTATTTTGGGCGTTTGAGTTAGcattctgctgctgcttcagCTCCTCCCTTGTGGAATGGAGCAAGTCCTGATAGGCTTTTGACTATGGAGAAAACCGAGAAGAGGTTTATATCCTGTGCTTAACCCAGAGATATCATCGCTTTAACAGGGCTTCTGACTGACGTCGGACTGATGTTTAGAGGCATGGAAAAGTCAAGGTCCCTACAGACGCAGACCAGCATGCAACCAATAGATCGTTCTTTTAAGAAACAAAGGctaattcaaattaatttatgcATTCTAtaagtttatacagtaaatatatcagttttttttttttttttcccattattGATGCAAAAGCATGAAACTCAGGATTAAACAtgatgaacaaaaaataaataaataaaataaactaactTACGGTTTCAGCGGCTTCCCGGAGATCATTCCGGAGTAACGCTCTCTCATTCCTTAAAGACTCGACTTCATCCTTAAGAGCCTGCATCTGTGAAATAATGCAAGAACATTGTAGGTGTTCAAAACTATCGGCTCAGTTCACTTCTGAATGTTCTACAATGACAGATCCAGGTGTTTGAGTCACCTGCGTTAACATATAGGTGCTAAACACAAAGATGAATTGAAAGATtaaaaattattacaatttGACTGGCCTGCTGGAGCTCAGCTTTCCGGGTAGCTTTAGGACTCAGTGGTTTCTGTTGCTTCAGCTCGCCCTGAACCTGGATGAGCTACAAAGAGCAGGTTTATTAATGAACAGTCTGCTTCCTCTGCAGTCTCCTGCGACATCTCTACTGGACATGGATCAGATTTTGATTCAATTGTTTTtacctctctcactcccttcaGCAGCTCCTGGAGACTGTCTCCGTCCTCGTTCACAGAGTTGCACGTTGATAACTGCTCTTGTTCGGTCTGAAGATCCTTCAGCTGCTGTAACTGTAatagaaacaaaagaagaagaaaaaaaacggtGAACGGCAAACATTAAAATTCTTGCAGACTGATTTGGGGGGGGAATTTGGTAAGCCTTCACGGTTTGATGATGTCATGCAataacaccccccaccccccaaattCATTACCAATTCATCCTTCATATCCAGGTCAGATTGAAGCTGGTTCTTCTCCTCCCTCATGCCCTTCAGCACTTCTAGAAGTTGGTCTCTCTCTTCAGTTAGAGACGTGATGTTTGCTTGAAGTCTTTCCAGCATCTCAACTTTCTCCAGGCCGCACGTAGCATTTTCAGCCAGAAGACGATTCTTCTCGTTACTGGCGCACTGGAAATCTTCCTTCAGCTGCATCACCTGGCAGAAAGAAAATCCAATTAACATCAGTCTCTGCACTTCTCACTGTTGGGGTGCTCCAAAATGGAGCGGTGTATTTATCCCAACTAATATAATAGCTCAGTTTGATCTGGACAAAAACATCTAAACAGAGCATTTCATTGGCTTCGTACTTGAACTGCACACAGCAATAACTTTAAATCCAATCCAAGTCTTTCTTCACCTTTCAATAATAATGGGTCAGTCTAATGTGGACTAAAACGGGACCCTCTGTATCACCACATGGTCATGTCAAGGGAATAGGGgtagattttaaataatttaataaaatggtTTTAATGATATTTTGACGTTCATGCAAACATCATCTAGTAGAACGGATTTATTTTGGTAGTgtattcacttttatttcactCGTTTTGTATTAACGTACTTTGACTtctcatgattattattatttagtcaCAGCTCACACCTGCACCTTTCCCAtgtctgctttctttcttccatctAAAAGAATTCATCTTCCTTTACCTTTGCATCCTTCTCCTCAAGATCTTTCCTCAGCTGAAGCAGCTCCTCCCTCAGGCCctgcagaagctccagaagctGGTCACGCTCCTGAGTAATGGAGGTGATATCTGCGTGGATCTGTTCCATCTCAGCCATGCGAGCGAGGCTCTCTTTGGTCGCCTCGGACAGAACATGCTCTTTCTCTGCACTTGTAGACTGAAGCATCTCTCTTAACTGCATTACCTGTgggaagggagagaaaaaagtgtAAATACCATAATGCTGGGAAATCTTTAGACGTGGTCATACAGATACTGTAAAACTCAGGATTAGCAGAATAAACCACAGAACCTTCAAAGTCCATACCGTTTCAGAGGTCTCCTGACGTTCAGTCTTCAGCTGTTTATTCTCCTCAGTCACCTGGTCTCTCTCTTCAGTCAGAGATGCAACACTGATCTGGAGTCTCTCCAACTCGGCTTTGTTATCCAGGTCATCTTTAGCTTTCTCAGCCAGTACGTTGTCCTTTTCAGCTGTGGTAATCTGGAGCTCGTCAATCAGCTGCATCAGCTGCGTTACAGACGTGCGTTTACGTTATGAGAGATTTAAAACGAAGCAAAAAAATTTACTTGTCTCTTTGTCCTCTATgttttagaaacattttttgagggaaaaaaaaaaaacaggcatgaTTTCTATTACCCTAGAATTTCTCTCTTCCAGCTCACTGCACATCTGGTTCTTCTCCTCCCTCAGGCTCTGCAGGATCTCCAGCAGTTGGTCTCTTTCTTCATTGAGGGAGGATAAACTCGCACGGATCGTCTCCAGTGTAGCATCCTCCACGCCGTCTTCGGTTCTTCTGCTCAGAAGATCGTCTCTCTCTGCAGCAGCGGTCTGAAGCTCCTCTCGAAGCTGCACAATCTGAGAAGACATCAAATGTTAACATCGCGTACATCTTAGCTTGACAAACGTCCTTCAAATTTTCCAATAGTGTGTTCTGACCATGTCTTCCTTCTCTTCCAAGATGTTCTTTAGCTGGTTCTGTTCTTCTCTCTGGCCCTGTAGTACGTCCAGAAGTTGGTCCTGTTCCTCAGTGAGCGAGCTCAAGTTGGCCTGAACTCTCTCCAACTCTTCAGCAGAACGATCCTGTGCCTTCTCAGAAAGAAGACGCTGCTTTTCCTCATTGACTGCTTGGAGTTCTTCGTTCAGATGGTCAATCTACAAATAGtataggggggaaaaaaaactatttgtaGTAAGAACTGAAAGGAAAATATAGAACAGAATAATAAGAGAAGTATAATGGGCTGCTGtggagcagtttttttttcgtAGAATggtctgttttttgttgttgtttttggtcGTTGAATTACAAATAACGAGAGTCTTCAGTATCAGCTGGTTGCCAAAATTTACCCAAAGAGACATTGGATACGTTTGTCTAGAACAATCAATTCTTTAACATCAATAATATCAGCATATTTTACTTTGGCATCCAGGCCAGTATACAGTTTTACATTGTGCCTATCACATGGCAAAGACACCGAGAGCGAAGGGAGTGGTGTAGAGACAGAATTAAAGATTTCAGCCTCTGAATCCCAGGTGCAATAGCAGGATTTGAAACAAATCTACATTAGTTTGATCCactaaaacctaaaaaaaaaaaaaaccattaaaaTACATGCTTCCAATAATTTCCTCATTTTGTGCATGGTCTGAGAATATGGGTTGGGATTTTCAACCCACTttccaaatacaaatacatttatttaatttcatgaaTGGCTTTCAGTGAATAGGCGTACCTGAATTTTCAGCTCCACAAGCTTGTTCTCGTTACTGCTGTCTGTCTGGGACACTTTGGACTCTAGCCGAGTCTTCTGCACTTCCAACTCACACATGTTCTTCTCTAGTTCCTTTATATTTGCAAGTGCTGACCTCAACTCTGCTTGAGTCTCAATCATCTGCGTGATTCAAATTAAAACGAGTCATTAAACAATTCTCGGCTCCTTCGGGTCCCGAAACGCTAAGCGACGTTAGAGCGACGTTTTACCATTTCCACGTTTTCCTGAGCATCCATCTTCAGCTGGTGATTTTCCTCACTCAGTGCTTTGATTTGCTCTTGTAACTGCTGTAccaaggaataaaaaaaaagttataaccACCATTTAAAAAGTCTCTTGTAATGATCTTATATTACAGTCTACTGTATAAACATGTGACTCACTTGCTGGACTTCATCTTGGACACAAGTTGCTTCTTGTGGTGAACTGATCTCACTCGGTGTTAGCTTCTCCTGAGCCTGTATGAGCTGAAGAAACCTTCATCAGTTCCACTGTCCAAAGATGTTACAGTCATGTTTATTATCATCATCTCAGAGTTACCATGTCATTGCTCTCTTCTAGATCTCTCTTCAGCTGGCTGCGTTCTTCTCTCAGACCCTGAAGGATCTCCTGAAGCTGGTTTCTCTCCTCGGTCACGGAGGAAACTGCGGCACGAAGGCTCTCCAACTCTTCTTGATAGAGAGTTCCCTCGCTCTTCTCACCCAAAAGCTGCTCTCTTTCACAACGAAGAGATTGGAGTTCTTCGTCCAGTTGTGCTGCCTGTATAGGGATGTACATCAtggataaatacacaaatattctcAACATAAACCCAAGACAATTTCCTTTGACCTGCTCAGGCAAACTCACCTTTTGGACGGCTTCCTCCAGAGACATGAGCAGTTTGTTATTCTCCACTGTAAAGTCCTGCAGGTCTGCCTGAGCCTTTGCGAGCTGCTCGGTGGTTTCAGCGTGCTGCTGGCTGACTTCAGCTTCCTTCAGCTGAGAATCAATCATCTGACCCTCCATCCTGATAAGCTCCTCTTGAGCTTTTTCCATTTCTTCCTTGAGTCTTATATTTTCGTCATGCAATGCAGACTGAGCAGCAAGCGAGCGATTCTTCTCATTTTGCGCCTCACTAAGAGTTTCTGAGAGCTCACCAACCTAAAAATAGGAAAaggtaagaataaaaataaggtgTTAGGAAGTTCACAGATTTtcgggagggaaaaaaaaaaacatccacacaCCACGTCCATTACATTAGAGCAACAGGCAGGCCGGCAGACGGAGACACAGAGCAACAGGCAGGCcggcatgcagacagacagacggagacacaGAGCAACAGGCAGGCcggcatgcagacagacagacggagacacagagcaacaggcaggcaggcatgcagacagacagacggagacacaGAGCAACAGGCAGGCcggcatgcagacagacagacggagacacaGAGCAACAGGCAGGCcggcatgcagacagacagacggagacacaGAGCAACAGGCAGACCGGCATGcagacagacggagacacaGAGCAACAGGCAGACGGAGACACAGAGCAACAGGCAGACGGAGACACAGAGCAACAGGCAGACGGAGACACAGAGCAACAGGCAGACGGAGACACAGAGCAACAGGCAGACGGAGACACAGAGCAACAGGCAGACGGAGACACAGAGCAACAGGCAGACGGAGACACAGAGCAACAGGCAGACGGAGACACAGAGCAACAGGCAGACGGAGACACAGAGCAACAGGCAGACGGAGACACAGAGCAACAGGCAGACGGAGACACAGAGCAACAGGCAGACGGAGACACAGAGCAACAGGCAGACGGAGACACAGAGCAACAGGCAGACGGAGACACAGAGCAACAGGCAGACGGAGACACAGAGCAACAGGCAGACGGAGACACAGAGCAACAGGCAGACGGAGACACAGAgcaacaggcagacagacagacggagacacagagcaacaggcagacagaaagaaacacaaagcCTGGTGCGTGCCTTCACAcgacaaacacaaacctgctgtttttaatacaacattaaacaaaaactgcatttaattaACAGTTTAAAGCCAGAGTCTCGACCTTGTCAGTCACGTCGCCAAGTTCTGTGCGAAGCTGGGAATTCTCCTGTGTCAACTCTTCAGCCATCTTTTTAAGAGTCTGCATCTACAGATAAATAGAATATTGTGTAACAGTAATAGTAAAAAATTCATCCCAGATCATATCCCAAACCTCTGCCAGTAATACCTGCTGCAGCTGAACTTCACCCTCCTCATTAAGAACAGACTTCGGATCAGAAAGCTGCCTCTCGTTCAGCTCCGACTGGAAGTGGATGATCTGGAAAATAATCATGTTTATCATGATCTCAAACATGACCAGAGTTCATGtggtgggttttattttttaatctttaaactcCTATATTTGCGTATTGAATCGAAAAAGAACTGCTGCTGAATTAGTCCTAAATTCTGCCAACACACGAGGGCACTGGTTCAGTGGAGGAACACACCACCCTTACCATCTCATCTTTTTCCTCCATTTCTTCCTTCAGCTggcttttctcttctctcaaGCCCTGAACGATCTCCTGAAGCTGGTCTCGCTCTTCAGTCAGAGAGAGGATATTGGTCTGCATCCTCTCCAGCTCAGAGTCAAGAGCTTTATCACGTACATCAGTGTCTCTTTCAGCACACGCAGACTGCAGATCGTCTTTCAGCTGCTTCACCTGTCAACCAGAAAGCTCAGGTTAGGACACCACGTCAAGAGTGAGAAATTTAAacctttatataatatacatatttacagaaAGCAAATctttagtatttaaaaaaaaaaaaaaaaaaaagcccaaaatagaaaaaaaatttgtctGCAGTCcatcacattttgtttattctcGCAGACATGATCTCTGTGGACTGAGGCACTGAGGGTGTGTAGATCTGATATGAAAAGCTTCAACCAAAGTGGATGTAGATATACACGTACTACACGTACAGGTCACCGAAAAGGCCGAGCAGATCCACTTTGTACATGTTCTCCGTTCGCCATCGTCGCTCGAGCTTCAGTTAATCATCTGTGTCAGGAGACACGACACATGCTGGACCCTCTGCTTTCGTAGCCAACACGGTTTAGTAGTAATACCTCAGCGTTTAGTATTAAAGTATAATACTGACCGAGGCACAATGGGGGACATGGAGCTAATTCTCATTATCAGTAGCTGATTAATAAGGTTTTGTGCTTCAGATTAGATCAGTGTCAGGATCAGACGTGAAACTGGACTGATTAAGATTATGCTCGTTTTACTCTGGCTCGTTTCTCCATAGCAGTGTAAAACACTCAGATGATAGTGTCTGACCCGTCACATACATGAGCACAGATGGCCACAACTGGCTAATGTCAAtatgacacagagagagagagagcgagcagaaTAAAGAACGTACAAGTCATCCCTAACCATTCCCAGATCAGTTCTGCTCTCTTGTGCTACACGACACATGTGACTGTAGCATTGTTGGTGATCAGACTTTAGGGTTGACGCTATTCCATCgctgcattatttaaattcatattgTATGCACTATACGCATTTTAAATTACCTGCAGCTGCAGAGTCTCCACAAGACTGTTGTCAGCTGGACTGGACAGTCTGGATTCCAGCTGAGCTTTTTCTGCTTCCAGTTGACGCATTCGGTCCTGTTGCACTTTTGCCGTCTCCAGAGCCGCCCGCAACTCTTCTTGATTCTCGATCATCTAAAATTTCGGTGAGTTAGGAAGGGAAATTGATGTCTATGAGCATAAAATCAATAAGACTACTTATGATGCACCGATTCATTCAGCGTGCACTCTGCATGTCTGCAGTCACTGCACTAGGATGTTGTAGAGCACGTGTTCCTACATCtcattgccatagtaacaaCAATTATCAGTATGTGGCGCAAATAGCGTTCCACTCGACAAAACGGTTTCCTTCTACTAATATAAACCATTCTCCGGTCACTAGCTCTCATTGGAGAAGAACGAAAGCCGCCTGCTTTGTCACTGCTACACATACGAACGTAACATCCTGGTATACATAATTTGTAAAGGTGTTCCTGGACAAATGACATGCGGGGGGCACGAGGACgacagtatttatatttattcataaatcatACCAGCTCCACATTTTCCTCCATATCTCTCTTCATTTGATCTCTCTCCTCCTTAACAGTCTGCAGCTCTATCTGGAGGTTCTGAACATATTCAGCGTGCTCAGAGTCTTTAGTGTGAACTGCTTCCTGAAGATGGTTCCTTTCTTCTGTCATAGTGGTCAATTCTGATAGATGTCTTTCTCCGTCACAGCGAAGTAATTCCAGCTCCTCACCCAAGTGCACGGACTATAAAGAAAGGGGAAGGAAGGTGATTATGAAACTGATGAGACATCTACGAGGTCAAAACATCAGGGATTTtaaattaaagggaaaaaaaaaaaaaaaaacacaaaccttcTGTTTAGCTTCCTCCAAGGCACTGAGGAGACTCTCCTTTTCCTCCAGGAGGTGTTGAAGATCTGTTTGGACCTTTGCAAGCTGTTCTGTAGTCTCAGAGTTCTGTTGGATTAGCTGAAGTTCCTTGAGTTCTGCTTCAGCCAAATCCTTCTGCAGTTTCTCAAGACCTTCCTGGACCTTTACAGCCTCTCCTTTAAGTCTCTCGGTGTCCTCATGGGACCCAGCCTGAGCAGAGACAAGGTTGTCTCTCTCCTCTTGCACCGAGCAAAGTTCACCAGTGAGCTCACACACCTGAGGACAGTTAATGCACAAACCATAGAGCAACACATGGGACGTAAAGTTGTCCTACATTCACCTAGAGATAAAGTTCCACTTAATTACTGAAAGCCATTATAAGATTTCATTATAGAAGTCTGAGCTTTGGAAATAGCCAAAGAGTAAAAACAGATCTGGCAAACCACCAGTTCCATCAAACCGCCAGACCAAAATAAGTTAATTAAATGTTGCTTTGTTAAAAATGATCCAACTCTATAAAATCacagcaagtttttttttggtttaaattgTTGGAATTTTGTCAAAAGTCCAAATCCATGGAAAAGATGGTGTAAATTTAAGTGAAAGTGATgagacatacggctaagtacagtgacccatacttcatttaacccatccaaagtgcacacacacacactgaacacacacccggggcagtgggcaaccatttatgcggcggcacccggggagcaggtTGGGGGGTGGGTATTTCGGTGTCTTGATCaaaaggcacctcagtcgtggccggcccgagactcgaacccacaaccttagggttaggagtcagactctttaaccattaggccacgacttcccccatttataattaattagcCGAATCTCACAAAGAACTCTACTACCATGTACTACGTAAGGTCAACCCAACACTGCCATATCAGATATGGAGAACAGACGTTCCTTGATGAGATTTGGATGGTGTTATTTTGCGGTCTAGAAGTCATTAAATAGACACCACAGGCGTATCAGTGAACTTTTCCTTTATCTAAACAACAAATGTGAGAGCGAGTAGTTTGCGGGATGTTCCCACCATGTTCCGTGGAAGTGGGAGCTCTGTGGTTAAGGGGTTGGACCGCTGCTCAAATTCGAATCCCAGGacctccaagctgccactgctggcaCCCTTAATTGCTCATATGTATTAAATGAGAAAtggaagtcgctctggataagagagtctgccaAACGAACAAATTGAAGTAAAGGGTTTTAGCAACAAACACTCAAGGCTAGTTTGGTGTAAAGAGGAGAATGATCTTTTCTGTTAAGTCTCCACACATTTTGTGCAGTTGTGGAGCCGTTTTTTCTACCGAAAGCCTTGGGAACCTCTTTGACATACGCTGCATCTACGGCCTCATTAAAGTACCAGGTTTTACAATACAAATCTGCCTGCTTTGTTCAAGAGGCTACAGCTGGGTCTTGATCAAAGATCATAATCCAGATCCACACAAAAATGGTACAACAATAAGCCAAAGATCAAGGCttttccttgttttgttttttttggaggaAGACACCAATCATTTATAACTGAATCCATGCATCAGAAAGCTGAAGATAAAACTAATCATCAGGTCGTTCCTATGGAATTTCTCACCTGTCTCAACAAATCATCCACTTTAGCTGGAAGATCCTCTAGATTCTTTAACTCCTCCATTGTGCTCTGTAGAGCTCGTTCACTCTCCTGGCTCTTCTCAAGTTCCTTCTTTAACTCAGCGACTGTTTTCTCCAGCGTCAGGTTATCCAGCACATCTAAATaagacatacaaaaaaaaaaatgaacgtCTTGTTTCGTCAAAGATCACCGTCTTTTTTATTTGGCTGACAAACACCCACTTTTAGGAACTTTTCCATCCAGAAGAGCAGTGAGCTTGGTGTTCTCATCAAAAGCCCCGAGCAGCTCTTTCTGGAGGTCAGCCTGCATTTTCTTGAAACGGGATTTCTCATGCTCGAGTTGGCTCTGCAGGGACTTGACCTCGCTCTCCATTTGGTTGAACCGAACAGTCAAAGTCTCCTGTTGAGGGAAATATTGTGTTTTTCCACAATCACCTAAAGCGAatagtacatttttttaaatgaaatttggCTTACGTCTCTTTCTTTGAGGGAGATGTTCTCGCTGCGCAGGAAAGCCCACTCTTTTTTAGTTTCCAAACTGAGCCCTTCGGCATCATCTAACGAGCGACGCAGCTGTGTTACCTCCTGAACAAGGTCCTTACCATTCTGTACAaagaatcacaaaaaaaaaaggga
This genomic window from Tachysurus fulvidraco isolate hzauxx_2018 chromosome 18, HZAU_PFXX_2.0, whole genome shotgun sequence contains:
- the cenpe gene encoding centromere-associated protein E isoform X2, whose amino-acid sequence is MTEESAVKVCVRVRPRIKREETDSAEPVQLYWKADKQAVHQVDDDGNMTKSFSFDRVFSAEESTNQLYQDIAKPLVVSTVEGYNGTIFAYGQTSSGKTFTMMGSEHNPGVIPLAMADVFQTIKNCPKKEFLLRVSYMEIYNETVTDLLVDSWKRKPLEIREGNYKNVYVADLTEELVTSPEQALAWIRKGEKNRHYGKTKMNQRSSRSHTIFRMILESRERSDPASGENADGAIIVSHLNLVDLAGAERASQTGAEGTRFKEGCNINRSLFTLGQVIKKLSDESQKGFTNYRDSKLTRILQNSLGGNAKTVIICTITPVTVDETLSTLQFASTAKRMKNDPHVTEVSDEGALLRRYRNEIVDLKRRLHEVSSVTQTTVTEKETLFQLIQEKDQLQREQADRITNLTKLLVTASNVVPVHKIPKRRVTWGGKLIRPSSVADDNGSPDMSFAEPFFKKRKADLTVTEESEDMEEFNMTPCFFSSAEDTSLDLEMNQSNITMRSSAEGMCTDSPQVMFRIECLERQLATETQEKQKAEEKSSMLEQRTEELEKQLQTLEQQLETEVQEKQRLQLKVTEMEKPSEPQKDDKACEQYLAEAVQLCHTLSSEREVIAAERDVLKQSLEELAQDIERLKQDNEALMKDKATLLRDAEERKDAEEFEKLEEESRKDYERELEAEISTLKKVATDSGDLVQKLKSDLEVMSGELKRNNDLVADLQSLNGKDLVQEVTQLRRSLDDAEGLSLETKKEWAFLRSENISLKERDETLTVRFNQMESEVKSLQSQLEHEKSRFKKMQADLQKELLGAFDENTKLTALLDGKVPKNVLDNLTLEKTVAELKKELEKSQESERALQSTMEELKNLEDLPAKVDDLLRQVCELTGELCSVQEERDNLVSAQAGSHEDTERLKGEAVKVQEGLEKLQKDLAEAELKELQLIQQNSETTEQLAKVQTDLQHLLEEKESLLSALEEAKQKSVHLGEELELLRCDGERHLSELTTMTEERNHLQEAVHTKDSEHAEYVQNLQIELQTVKEERDQMKRDMEENVELMIENQEELRAALETAKVQQDRMRQLEAEKAQLESRLSSPADNSLVETLQLQVKQLKDDLQSACAERDTDVRDKALDSELERMQTNILSLTEERDQLQEIVQGLREEKSQLKEEMEEKDEMIIHFQSELNERQLSDPKSVLNEEGEVQLQQMQTLKKMAEELTQENSQLRTELGDVTDKVGELSETLSEAQNEKNRSLAAQSALHDENIRLKEEMEKAQEELIRMEGQMIDSQLKEAEVSQQHAETTEQLAKAQADLQDFTVENNKLLMSLEEAVQKAAQLDEELQSLRCEREQLLGEKSEGTLYQEELESLRAAVSSVTEERNQLQEILQGLREERSQLKRDLEESNDMLIQAQEKLTPSEISSPQEATCVQDEVQQQLQEQIKALSEENHQLKMDAQENVEMMIETQAELRSALANIKELEKNMCELEVQKTRLESKVSQTDSSNENKLVELKIQIDHLNEELQAVNEEKQRLLSEKAQDRSAEELERVQANLSSLTEEQDQLLDVLQGQREEQNQLKNILEEKEDMIVQLREELQTAAAERDDLLSRRTEDGVEDATLETIRASLSSLNEERDQLLEILQSLREEKNQMCSELEERNSRLMQLIDELQITTAEKDNVLAEKAKDDLDNKAELERLQISVASLTEERDQVTEENKQLKTERQETSETVMQLREMLQSTSAEKEHVLSEATKESLARMAEMEQIHADITSITQERDQLLELLQGLREELLQLRKDLEEKDAKVMQLKEDFQCASNEKNRLLAENATCGLEKVEMLERLQANITSLTEERDQLLEVLKGMREEKNQLQSDLDMKDELLQQLKDLQTEQEQLSTCNSVNEDGDSLQELLKGVRELIQVQGELKQQKPLSPKATRKAELQQASQIMQALKDEVESLRNERALLRNDLREAAETSKAYQDLLHSTREELKQQQNANSNAQNTEQETLLQQQISQMNAGLSYLREQLTAKKTTEAQNLNTDMQNLLTRIASLEEEKNKLQELLEAAREEAANLRRDLQESQQTKHKLMEELENLCGIKEQLLNEKTHADQLQEVFCGVREERDQLRRELEDKMKEITCIEEKVNGLEKEKIQLESEISSLSQSLHVVNEHTDASNEGRMKMMSVIETCNEKLKVAFFKLQAIIDRLKPKDHLADGNSEENALFYQLLPFVPRSHRSVFAALTSKTIHLDDLLRKNEVTLQKLAALHKAHFMKQVHRDVASFEERRLHDVLIHQAQAPPQSLLLPAGDFQEIWDQRLLELLDKRKHDLQNMYSILDFLEDGVAKHAVTLSEELQARARAHNESRALAGTANMAAVVQFFERELVRRTASAERLRMFHQSMLDKYSCAVSFLKPLEEESVKRLKEERSESLTLLTSRSSEKPKTEADLLQAKQSLSLQLQQSQKHLEVLQNKVEELKAQTDISNQEHAAKLEELSSALKEKEDLILSLQVKLKESEALAQVKMPPSAAEMETMKDKLVKMEFDHIAITTSHEKQISQLKSMVEHRDDVIRKLKETLRKTQHQDEQSFMEGEDPHFKLGAQAKLPTCHKDKKIEDLEKKTVQFESLLNKQQEEINKWKKRAYRLRESKKEAPHSPHTPTKRPLLLAESDMYSPKKSLLDSPKSKFFDLHSDTETMSIKCPKQFFDNSSLGTMPDAGPSPAVSSADTHPESWWHVPSASPVKTDLNLDANGCPTQ